In one window of Bifidobacterium crudilactis DNA:
- the gtfA gene encoding sucrose phosphorylase yields the protein MLNKVQLITYANRLGDGTIESMTEQLRSKFAGAYEGVHILPFFTPFDGADAGFDPMDHTAVDPRLGSWDDVAELSKTHSIMVDAIVNHVSWKSAQFQDVLAKGEDSPYYPMFLTMSSIFPDGATEEDLTDIYRPRPGLPFTHYNFNGKTRLVWTTFTPQQVDVDTDSDAGWAYLMSILDKMGQSHVSSLRLDAVGYGAKEAGSSCFMTPKTFQLIGRLREEAAKRGLEILIEVHSYYKKQVEIAGKVDWVYDFALPPLLLHSLFTGSVDALAKWVEIRPTNAVTVLDTHDGIGVIDIGPDQMDRSKQGLVDDEAVDRLVETIHERTHGQSAEATGAAASNLDLYQVNSTFYSALGADDEEYLAARAVQFFLPGVPQVYYVGALAGENDMELLKKTNNGRDINRHFYTSEEIDENLRRPVVRSLNALCRLRNTLDAFDGEFSYEVDGGSIALAWSGERSSAKLTFTPGDHARLSKLEWSDESGIHSSDDLLSNPPQVD from the coding sequence ATGCTGAACAAAGTACAACTCATCACCTATGCCAACAGGCTTGGCGATGGAACAATCGAGTCAATGACGGAGCAATTGCGGAGCAAATTCGCAGGCGCATACGAAGGTGTCCACATCCTTCCCTTCTTCACCCCCTTCGATGGTGCCGATGCCGGTTTCGACCCGATGGACCACACCGCGGTAGACCCGAGACTGGGGTCATGGGACGATGTCGCGGAGCTCTCCAAAACACACAGCATCATGGTCGATGCCATCGTGAATCACGTGAGCTGGAAGTCCGCACAGTTCCAGGACGTCCTTGCCAAGGGGGAGGACTCGCCCTATTACCCGATGTTCCTCACGATGAGCTCCATCTTCCCCGATGGCGCCACCGAAGAGGACCTTACCGACATATACCGCCCGCGTCCGGGTCTGCCCTTCACTCACTACAATTTCAACGGCAAGACCAGACTCGTGTGGACCACCTTCACGCCTCAGCAGGTGGATGTGGATACCGATTCGGATGCAGGGTGGGCTTATCTGATGTCGATTCTCGACAAGATGGGCCAGTCGCACGTGTCCTCTCTGAGACTCGACGCGGTCGGCTACGGTGCCAAAGAGGCGGGAAGCAGCTGCTTCATGACACCCAAGACCTTCCAGCTGATCGGACGTCTGCGTGAAGAGGCCGCGAAGCGTGGTCTCGAAATCCTGATTGAAGTGCATTCCTATTACAAGAAGCAGGTCGAAATCGCCGGCAAGGTCGACTGGGTCTACGACTTCGCGCTGCCGCCGCTCCTGCTCCATTCGCTGTTCACCGGCTCGGTGGACGCCCTGGCCAAGTGGGTGGAGATTCGCCCCACGAACGCCGTCACCGTGCTCGACACCCACGACGGCATCGGCGTGATAGACATCGGCCCGGATCAGATGGACCGCAGCAAGCAGGGCCTTGTTGACGACGAGGCAGTGGACCGTCTTGTGGAAACGATTCACGAACGCACGCATGGCCAGAGCGCCGAAGCGACCGGGGCTGCGGCATCGAACCTGGACCTGTATCAGGTCAATTCCACCTTCTACTCCGCCTTGGGTGCCGACGATGAAGAATATCTGGCGGCCAGAGCGGTGCAGTTCTTCCTGCCTGGTGTGCCGCAGGTCTATTACGTCGGCGCGCTCGCAGGTGAGAACGACATGGAACTGCTGAAGAAGACGAACAACGGACGTGACATCAACCGTCACTTCTACACCAGCGAGGAGATCGACGAGAACCTGCGGCGTCCGGTGGTACGTTCCCTGAACGCCCTGTGCCGGCTTCGCAATACGCTTGACGCCTTCGACGGCGAATTCTCCTACGAGGTCGACGGAGGGTCCATCGCGCTCGCATGGTCCGGTGAACGCAGCTCTGCGAAACTCACCTTCACGCCAGGCGACCATGCCCGGCTGAGCAAGCTCGAATGGTCCGATGAGTCGGGAATCCACAGCAGCGACGACCTGCTGTCGAATCCTCCGCAAGTAGATTGA
- a CDS encoding MFS transporter, whose translation MSADNHNGDGADEDVEKNVGDRNDKSHRRRKVSGDSSQASPGSTTTQAETQGIRMVAETAPAVAAAGAVSPSHSVDAAVPDRESAFMDMRDPMVSADGHRPNRKEIIRLTLGFTLSAVACAIPWVALSSLILPQLLDQIDPGTREAMIGTINAVGSVVALFANVVFGTLSDLTRSRFGRRSPWIIAGGLLTGLCIFGIGFTTSQTMILLLWCTAQLGYNMMLAPFVATMSDRVPDKVRGTVSGFYGAGIAVGQTLGSLVGSQLIGHIQGGFFMGAAVFAVIGMVTVVVWPRERSSVNMVRKPFSVKMLLLSFQPPKNAPDFYYALFGRTLMMAGYNMVTMYQLYIVKYYVLKDSGFNESDLAAHAATIIATMSIITLVVSLVAALVAGPISDRLGMRKVPISLSSCLFAVGVAMPWILPNALGMYLFAGIAGFGYGVYNAIDQALNVAVLPNPDEAGKDLGILNLANTLCTVLGSMLASGVVLMSGRNYMWIFPTAIVVVLMAAVLIMRIKHVK comes from the coding sequence GTGTCTGCTGACAACCACAACGGTGATGGCGCTGACGAAGACGTCGAAAAGAACGTTGGCGACAGGAACGACAAGTCGCATCGACGACGAAAGGTATCGGGAGATTCGTCGCAAGCGAGTCCCGGCTCGACCACGACCCAAGCCGAGACCCAGGGTATACGCATGGTGGCCGAGACGGCACCGGCGGTGGCTGCCGCAGGCGCGGTATCGCCCTCGCATTCGGTGGATGCAGCGGTCCCGGACAGGGAATCGGCGTTCATGGATATGCGCGATCCGATGGTCAGCGCCGATGGGCACCGCCCGAACCGCAAGGAAATCATCAGGCTGACCCTCGGATTCACGCTGAGCGCCGTTGCCTGTGCCATTCCCTGGGTGGCGCTGAGCTCCCTGATTCTGCCGCAGTTGCTGGACCAGATTGACCCCGGCACCCGCGAAGCCATGATCGGGACCATCAACGCCGTCGGCTCGGTGGTGGCGCTGTTCGCCAATGTCGTCTTCGGCACTCTGTCTGACCTGACCCGTTCCCGTTTCGGCCGACGTTCGCCGTGGATTATTGCCGGCGGTCTGCTTACCGGTCTATGCATCTTCGGCATAGGCTTCACCACGTCGCAGACGATGATTCTGCTGCTGTGGTGCACGGCTCAGCTCGGGTACAACATGATGCTGGCGCCTTTCGTGGCCACGATGTCCGACCGAGTGCCGGACAAGGTGCGCGGTACCGTTTCAGGGTTCTACGGTGCGGGCATAGCCGTCGGGCAGACCTTGGGCTCCCTGGTGGGCTCTCAGCTCATCGGGCATATCCAGGGAGGCTTCTTCATGGGTGCGGCGGTGTTCGCGGTTATCGGCATGGTCACCGTCGTGGTGTGGCCGAGAGAGCGCTCAAGCGTGAACATGGTTCGCAAGCCCTTCAGCGTGAAGATGCTGCTCCTGAGTTTCCAGCCGCCGAAGAACGCACCGGATTTCTATTACGCGCTATTCGGCCGCACCTTGATGATGGCCGGATACAACATGGTGACCATGTATCAGCTCTACATCGTGAAGTATTACGTGTTGAAGGACTCCGGATTCAATGAGTCCGACCTGGCCGCCCATGCGGCGACCATCATCGCCACGATGTCGATTATCACCTTGGTGGTGTCCTTGGTGGCGGCCCTGGTCGCCGGGCCGATTTCGGACCGTCTGGGCATGAGGAAGGTGCCGATTTCGCTGTCGAGCTGTCTGTTCGCGGTCGGTGTGGCGATGCCGTGGATTCTGCCCAATGCTCTGGGCATGTACCTGTTCGCGGGTATCGCGGGATTCGGCTATGGCGTGTACAACGCCATCGACCAGGCTTTGAACGTCGCGGTTTTGCCGAATCCTGATGAAGCTGGCAAGGACCTGGGCATTCTGAATCTGGCCAACACCCTGTGCACTGTGCTTGGGTCGATGCTGGCATCGGGCGTGGTGCTGATGTCGGGACGCAACTACATGTGGATATTCCCCACGGCCATCGTGGTCGTGCTGATGGCGGCCGTGCTCATCATGCGCATCAAACACGTGAAGTAG
- a CDS encoding MFS transporter — protein sequence MSTLARDSVKTVIGASMVGTAIEFYDFYAYGTASANYFPKIFFPEANPTVGLLASLLTFAIAFIARPLGSLLFGHFGDRMGRKTTLVVSLLLMGCATVLIGCLPTYGTWGLLSVVLLCACRFVQGIGLGGEWSGAALVATENAPADRRALYGSFPELGAPIGFFLSNGTFFLLEMFCTPQQMLSWGWRVPFLLSAVLVVIGLTIRVHMEETPIFRMALEQQKVVKAPLAEVFRTSWKQVLQATFLVAVTYTLFYTLATWSLAFGTKAKGQGGGGLGFTTQEYLLMLMVSIVVFAVFIVLSCVYADRLGRRRVLVASSVALVVFSLVFPYLLMGYRNFFQVMVFLCVGFALMGVAFGPIGAMLPELFPTNVRYSGAGIGYNLAAIVGAAFVPTIATWLSSHWGVRSVGLYLAFMALCCLVAVLSCHETKDIDFSR from the coding sequence ATGTCCACGCTGGCCAGGGACTCGGTGAAAACCGTAATCGGTGCTTCGATGGTTGGCACCGCCATCGAATTCTATGACTTCTACGCGTACGGCACAGCCTCCGCGAATTACTTCCCGAAGATATTCTTCCCCGAGGCCAACCCAACCGTGGGGCTGTTGGCCTCGCTGCTGACCTTTGCCATAGCCTTCATCGCCAGACCATTGGGGTCGCTGCTGTTCGGGCATTTCGGCGACCGTATGGGACGCAAAACAACCTTGGTGGTGTCTCTGCTGCTGATGGGTTGTGCGACCGTGCTGATTGGCTGCTTGCCGACATACGGCACCTGGGGCTTGCTGTCCGTGGTGCTGCTGTGCGCGTGCCGCTTCGTGCAGGGCATCGGGTTGGGCGGCGAATGGTCCGGCGCGGCGTTGGTCGCCACCGAGAACGCGCCTGCCGACCGTAGGGCGCTCTACGGTTCCTTCCCAGAGCTGGGTGCACCGATCGGCTTCTTTCTGTCGAACGGCACCTTCTTCCTATTGGAGATGTTCTGCACGCCACAGCAGATGCTGAGCTGGGGGTGGCGCGTGCCCTTCCTGCTGTCCGCCGTGTTGGTCGTCATCGGTCTGACCATCCGTGTGCATATGGAGGAGACCCCTATATTCCGTATGGCTCTCGAACAGCAGAAAGTCGTGAAGGCTCCCCTTGCGGAAGTCTTCCGCACAAGCTGGAAACAGGTATTGCAGGCGACCTTCCTGGTTGCGGTGACGTACACGCTGTTCTACACCCTGGCCACATGGTCGCTCGCCTTCGGCACCAAAGCCAAGGGGCAGGGCGGTGGCGGCCTGGGCTTCACCACCCAGGAATATCTGCTGATGCTGATGGTCTCCATCGTGGTGTTCGCAGTGTTCATCGTGCTGTCCTGTGTGTATGCGGATCGTCTGGGCCGCCGCAGGGTATTGGTTGCCAGCTCGGTGGCACTGGTGGTGTTCAGTCTGGTGTTCCCGTATCTGCTGATGGGATACCGTAATTTCTTCCAGGTCATGGTCTTTCTGTGTGTGGGTTTCGCCCTGATGGGCGTGGCCTTCGGGCCTATCGGCGCCATGCTCCCCGAGCTTTTCCCGACGAACGTGCGGTATTCGGGGGCCGGAATCGGCTACAACCTCGCGGCGATCGTTGGTGCGGCATTCGTGCCGACGATAGCCACCTGGCTGTCCTCTCATTGGGGTGTGCGGTCCGTGGGGCTCTATCTCGCCTTCATGGCGTTGTGCTGCCTGGTTGCGGTACTGAGCTGCCACGAGACGAAGGATATCGATTTCAGCAGATAA
- the ilvC gene encoding ketol-acid reductoisomerase: MAAQIWYEQDGDLSVLQGKKVAIIGYGSQGHAHALNLRDSGVDVVVGLRPNSKSVEFAKEQGLEVKSVPEATAEADVIMILAPDQYQRTIWTNDIEPNIKEGAAVAFAHGFNIHYGYIKPSADHPVFMVAPKGPGHIVRREYAAGRGVPVVVAVEQDPRGDGWDITLAYAKALGALRAGAIKTTFKEETETDLFGEQDVLMGGINHLVECGFEVLTEAGYQPEIAYFEVCHELKMLVDLMNEGGLNKARWSCSDTAQYGDYISKVVDDSTKDRMRYQLKRIQDGSFAKEFIDDQNAGAPKFKELQEKYSHEKIEEVGPKLRAMFSWNKGEAADADESQSFTGKIARAQVQ, encoded by the coding sequence ATGGCAGCACAAATCTGGTATGAACAGGATGGCGATCTTTCGGTTCTTCAGGGGAAGAAAGTGGCCATCATCGGCTACGGCTCACAGGGACACGCCCACGCGCTGAACCTGCGTGACTCGGGTGTCGACGTGGTCGTCGGACTGCGTCCGAACTCGAAGTCCGTCGAATTCGCCAAGGAGCAGGGACTTGAGGTCAAGTCCGTTCCCGAAGCGACCGCCGAGGCCGACGTGATCATGATCCTGGCACCTGATCAGTACCAGCGCACCATCTGGACCAACGACATCGAGCCGAACATCAAGGAAGGCGCAGCGGTCGCCTTCGCACACGGCTTCAACATCCACTACGGCTACATCAAGCCTTCCGCGGACCACCCCGTGTTCATGGTTGCCCCCAAGGGCCCGGGCCACATCGTTCGTCGCGAGTATGCGGCGGGCCGCGGCGTCCCCGTGGTGGTTGCGGTCGAGCAGGATCCCCGTGGTGACGGTTGGGACATCACCCTGGCCTACGCCAAGGCTCTGGGAGCTCTGCGTGCAGGAGCCATCAAGACGACCTTCAAGGAAGAGACCGAAACCGATCTCTTCGGCGAGCAGGACGTGCTCATGGGTGGCATCAACCACCTCGTCGAGTGCGGCTTCGAAGTGCTGACCGAGGCTGGCTACCAGCCGGAGATCGCGTACTTCGAGGTCTGCCACGAGCTGAAGATGCTTGTGGACCTCATGAACGAAGGCGGCCTGAACAAGGCTCGTTGGAGCTGCTCCGACACCGCACAGTATGGTGATTACATCTCCAAGGTCGTGGACGATTCCACCAAGGACCGCATGCGCTACCAGCTCAAGCGTATTCAGGACGGCTCCTTCGCCAAGGAGTTCATCGACGATCAGAACGCCGGAGCTCCTAAGTTCAAGGAACTGCAGGAGAAGTACTCCCACGAGAAGATCGAGGAAGTCGGACCGAAGCTGCGCGCCATGTTCTCCTGGAACAAGGGCGAAGCTGCAGATGCCGATGAATCGCAGTCCTTCACCGGAAAGATCGCCCGCGCCCAGGTTCAGTAA
- a CDS encoding glycoside hydrolase family 32 protein, translated as MNTFLSNHGTNRNHPPSRSEAARATMRLTASIVCLVTALGIGITSGTKADASEHHEGVTTAITQSTTPAGLTSSQFDQLYHYNTPQGFLNDIQSIWKGRDGYYHFMYIQNPMYKHDGDGTVWYHVKTKDFVHYTDVGVSIPKFNGVWFSMATGTIIDNSQGPFTDLPKDALVAYFTSYIEGVQKQFIAYSTDEGASFKPYRDSAIMSAPNDHTDFRDPYMSYDSASKTMMMYLAEGDKIGTYASKDGITFSYVGATILNAGALNGKDLGTVECPNIKTLRDPATGEEKTILFFGANGYQYGSTTGTYYMVGHLDDNRVFVTEQQPKRVDDGSDYYGANFMQDGDARITSLAWMGNWGYSAKDISDDNGITYKLGSISLARHLTLSGSAGNYTLDSAFVEPTALFGKALTGTASSADGNKELLKISRPSAQNAKLTFTNTDGDKAVEGRITITLEQADSSVTIIYDADTATYTATRSTTRLSDKDGVYEYTKVIAASAGSTSPRSLTMHILQDQSSVEFTIPGSGKTYTMLRLSTDTQSTIRVSTDGRNALSYSLNTIGSQDDQPSPTPEPTADPTPQTPDSQPGPSASTGITGTPAGSDSKQTLQHPGQRQAQSASTRKLGNTGSAVVWPLGIGTLLLVAGIGILRTVRRPQRSRPASNDTPSDIMA; from the coding sequence ATGAACACATTTCTGTCGAATCACGGCACAAACCGCAACCATCCGCCCTCCCGCTCGGAGGCAGCCCGCGCCACCATGCGCCTGACCGCGAGCATCGTCTGTCTGGTCACTGCGCTCGGCATCGGCATCACGTCAGGCACAAAGGCCGACGCAAGCGAACACCATGAAGGAGTTACCACGGCAATCACGCAAAGCACCACGCCGGCCGGGCTCACCAGCAGCCAGTTCGACCAGCTATACCACTACAACACCCCTCAGGGTTTTCTCAATGACATCCAGAGCATCTGGAAAGGGCGGGACGGATACTACCACTTCATGTACATCCAGAATCCCATGTACAAGCACGATGGAGACGGAACCGTGTGGTACCACGTCAAAACCAAGGATTTCGTGCATTACACCGATGTCGGGGTATCCATACCGAAGTTCAACGGCGTATGGTTCTCGATGGCTACAGGAACCATCATCGACAACAGCCAGGGCCCCTTCACCGACCTGCCCAAAGACGCCCTTGTCGCCTATTTCACCAGCTACATCGAAGGCGTCCAGAAACAGTTCATCGCATACTCGACGGACGAAGGGGCGAGCTTCAAACCATACCGGGACTCAGCCATCATGAGCGCTCCCAACGACCACACCGACTTCCGCGACCCCTACATGTCCTATGACTCTGCTTCGAAGACCATGATGATGTACCTCGCCGAGGGGGACAAAATCGGCACCTACGCCAGCAAGGACGGCATCACCTTCTCGTACGTCGGGGCAACGATACTGAATGCGGGAGCCTTGAACGGCAAGGATCTGGGAACCGTCGAATGCCCCAATATCAAGACGCTCCGGGACCCCGCCACGGGAGAGGAGAAGACCATCCTCTTCTTCGGCGCCAACGGATATCAATACGGGAGCACCACGGGAACGTACTATATGGTCGGGCATCTGGACGACAACAGGGTGTTCGTGACCGAACAGCAGCCCAAACGCGTGGATGACGGTTCGGACTACTACGGCGCCAACTTCATGCAGGACGGCGATGCACGAATCACCTCACTCGCGTGGATGGGCAACTGGGGATATTCCGCCAAAGACATCAGCGACGACAATGGCATCACCTACAAACTCGGCTCGATAAGTCTGGCCCGGCACCTGACCCTAAGCGGCTCCGCCGGGAATTACACACTCGACAGCGCCTTCGTGGAGCCGACTGCGCTGTTCGGCAAAGCGTTGACGGGCACCGCAAGCAGCGCCGACGGCAACAAGGAGCTGCTGAAGATCTCGCGCCCGTCCGCGCAGAACGCCAAACTGACCTTCACCAACACCGACGGCGACAAAGCCGTGGAAGGCCGCATCACCATAACCCTGGAACAGGCCGATTCCTCGGTTACCATCATCTATGATGCCGACACCGCCACCTATACCGCCACCCGCTCGACCACCAGACTCAGCGACAAGGACGGCGTATACGAATACACCAAGGTCATCGCAGCCAGCGCAGGCAGCACATCGCCACGCTCGCTCACCATGCACATCCTGCAGGACCAGAGCAGCGTCGAATTCACGATTCCGGGCAGCGGCAAGACCTACACCATGCTCCGCCTGTCGACGGATACGCAATCCACCATCCGCGTGAGCACCGATGGCCGCAATGCGCTGTCATACTCGCTGAACACCATCGGCAGCCAGGACGACCAGCCGTCACCCACGCCTGAACCCACTGCAGACCCGACTCCGCAGACGCCCGACTCACAGCCCGGACCATCGGCATCCACCGGCATCACCGGCACACCGGCCGGCAGCGACAGCAAGCAAACCCTGCAACACCCTGGGCAACGGCAGGCACAGTCGGCATCCACGCGCAAACTCGGCAACACCGGCAGTGCCGTCGTCTGGCCTCTCGGAATCGGCACCTTGTTGCTGGTCGCCGGAATCGGGATTCTTCGCACCGTGCGGCGACCTCAACGCAGCCGCCCGGCATCGAACGACACACCCTCCGACATCATGGCTTGA
- a CDS encoding amino acid permease encodes MTGNHPATALHRTLKNRHIQLIAMGGAIGTGLFYGSSESISLAGPAILLAYLIGGGVIFLIVRALGEMSVEDPKAGAFSYFASRYWSKRAGFISGWNYWFNYILVSMVELAVVGSFVNYWFPSIPAWLSAAVFLVVITCANLLGVSRFGEFEFWFAIIKIVAVIAMILGGIAILVLNLPTSSGITASFHNWFGLAGGALPHGLMSRGADGHWSGLLMALTVVMFSFGGTELIGITAGETENPRRTIPKATNDVIWRILVFYVGALGIIMAVVPWNTIGVPNARGTVVSPFVQIFDSVGIHAAAGLLNFVCLTAVMSVYNSGLYANSRMLYSLSRQGNAPAYLGRLSRNGVPAAGVLTSAAITAIAVVVVFLWPEFAFNYLMSIATIAGIINWTIIMITEMKFRKHVSAGLGPNRLSRLHGKQALGKLAFPMPVHPASNIFVLLFLALVVVLMCFSPSYRIAVAVGPIWLLLLLGAFAARQHRHPASTTGD; translated from the coding sequence GTGACGGGCAACCATCCTGCAACCGCTCTGCATCGTACGCTGAAGAACCGGCACATCCAGCTCATAGCCATGGGCGGAGCAATCGGCACAGGTCTGTTCTATGGCTCGAGCGAGTCCATATCCCTTGCCGGTCCCGCGATTCTGCTGGCATACCTCATCGGCGGCGGCGTGATTTTCCTCATCGTCCGGGCCTTGGGCGAAATGAGTGTGGAGGACCCGAAAGCGGGTGCGTTCAGCTATTTCGCCAGCCGCTACTGGTCGAAACGTGCGGGCTTCATTTCCGGCTGGAACTATTGGTTCAACTACATCCTGGTTTCCATGGTCGAGCTGGCGGTGGTCGGTTCATTCGTCAACTACTGGTTTCCGTCGATTCCCGCCTGGCTGTCCGCAGCCGTATTTCTGGTCGTCATCACCTGCGCGAACCTGCTCGGCGTGAGCCGCTTCGGGGAATTCGAATTCTGGTTCGCCATCATCAAAATCGTCGCGGTCATCGCGATGATTCTCGGCGGGATAGCGATACTCGTGCTGAATCTGCCCACCAGCAGCGGCATCACCGCATCCTTCCACAATTGGTTCGGGCTGGCCGGCGGGGCACTGCCGCATGGTCTGATGTCGCGCGGTGCCGACGGGCATTGGTCCGGTCTGCTGATGGCGCTCACCGTGGTGATGTTCAGCTTCGGCGGCACGGAATTGATCGGCATCACCGCAGGCGAGACCGAGAACCCGCGGAGGACGATTCCCAAGGCCACCAACGATGTCATCTGGCGCATCCTGGTCTTTTATGTAGGCGCTCTGGGAATCATCATGGCCGTGGTGCCGTGGAACACGATCGGCGTACCAAACGCGCGGGGAACCGTCGTCAGCCCCTTCGTCCAGATATTCGATTCCGTCGGCATCCACGCAGCTGCGGGTCTGTTGAATTTCGTATGCCTGACGGCGGTGATGAGCGTGTACAACTCCGGACTGTATGCCAACTCCCGCATGTTGTACTCCTTGTCACGCCAAGGCAATGCCCCTGCATACCTGGGTCGTCTCAGCAGGAACGGCGTTCCTGCGGCCGGAGTGCTCACCTCGGCGGCGATTACCGCGATAGCCGTCGTGGTGGTGTTCCTCTGGCCCGAATTCGCCTTCAACTATCTGATGTCGATAGCCACCATTGCAGGCATCATCAACTGGACCATCATCATGATCACGGAGATGAAATTCCGCAAACACGTCTCGGCAGGACTCGGACCGAACAGGCTTTCCAGGCTGCATGGCAAGCAGGCACTGGGCAAGCTGGCCTTCCCGATGCCGGTGCATCCTGCAAGCAATATCTTCGTCTTGCTGTTCCTCGCCCTGGTGGTGGTGCTCATGTGCTTCTCCCCAAGCTACCGAATCGCTGTGGCCGTAGGGCCGATTTGGCTGTTGCTGCTGCTTGGCGCCTTCGCGGCGCGCCAACACCGCCATCCTGCATCCACGACAGGCGACTGA
- a CDS encoding ABC transporter ATP-binding protein, with protein MAYIEFSHVVKEYRSGGGSIRALDDVSFSIAQGSLTIILGASGAGKTTALNILGGMDTLTSGTVTVDGHDISSLGRKEQTLYRRSDIGFVFQFYNLVSSLTALENVELASQIRREHFDPRETLEQVGLGHRLDNFPSQLSGGEQQRVAIARAIAKRPKLLLCDEPTGALDYATGKQILQLLQDISREQGMTVVIITHNTAISPMADTVIHFRSGQVQRSSVNAHPVPIADIEW; from the coding sequence TTGGCCTACATCGAATTCAGTCATGTCGTCAAGGAATACCGATCGGGCGGGGGAAGCATCCGCGCCCTCGACGATGTGAGCTTCTCCATAGCGCAAGGCAGTCTTACCATCATCCTCGGTGCCTCCGGCGCAGGTAAAACCACGGCCCTGAACATTCTGGGGGGCATGGATACCCTGACTTCCGGCACGGTGACGGTCGACGGGCATGACATCTCATCGCTCGGTCGCAAGGAGCAGACCTTGTATCGACGTAGCGACATCGGTTTCGTCTTTCAGTTCTATAACCTCGTCTCCAGCTTGACCGCGCTGGAAAACGTGGAATTGGCCTCCCAGATACGACGCGAGCACTTCGACCCCCGGGAGACGCTGGAACAGGTCGGTTTGGGACACAGACTCGATAACTTCCCCAGCCAGCTCTCGGGTGGCGAACAGCAGCGGGTGGCAATCGCCCGTGCCATAGCCAAACGCCCCAAACTCCTGCTGTGCGACGAGCCCACGGGGGCTCTGGACTATGCGACCGGCAAGCAGATTCTGCAGTTGCTCCAGGATATCAGCCGGGAACAGGGTATGACCGTGGTCATCATCACCCATAACACCGCAATCTCCCCGATGGCCGACACTGTGATTCATTTCCGCAGTGGGCAGGTGCAGCGCAGTTCGGTGAATGCGCACCCCGTACCCATCGCCGACATCGAGTGGTAG